Proteins encoded together in one Ictidomys tridecemlineatus isolate mIctTri1 chromosome 3, mIctTri1.hap1, whole genome shotgun sequence window:
- the Git1 gene encoding ARF GTPase-activating protein GIT1 isoform X3, translating into MSRKGPRAEVCADCSAPDPGWASISRGVLVCDECCSVHRSLGRHISIVKHLRHSAWPPTLLQMVHTLASNGANSIWEHSLLDPAQVQSGRRKANPQDKVHPIKSEFIRAKYQMLAFVHKLPCRDDDGVTAKDLSKQLHSSVRTGNLETCLRLLSLGAQANFFHPEKGTTPLHVAAKAGQTLQAELLVVYGADPGSPDVNGRTPIDYARQAGHHELAERLVECQYELTDRLAFYLCGRKPDHKNGHYIIPQMADRSRQKCMSQSLDLSELAKAAKKKLQALSNRLFEELAMDVYDEVDRRENDAVWLATQNHSTLVTERSAVPFLPVNPEYSATRNQGRQKLARFNAREFATLIIDILSEAKRRQQGKSLSSPTDNLELTARNQSDLDDQHDYDSVASDEDTDQEPLRSAGATRNNRARSMDSSDLSDGAVTLQEYLELKKALATSEAKVQQLMKVNSSLSDELRRLQREIHKLQTENLQLRQPPGPMPTPPLPSDRAEHTPMGPGGSTHRRDRQAFSMYEPGSALKPFGGTAGDELSTRLQPFHSTELEDDAIYSVHVPAGLYRSKLSRHGSGADSDYENTQSGDTMLGLEGKRFLELGKEDDLHPELDSLDGDLDPGLPSTEDVILKTEQVTKNIQELLRAAQEFKHDSFVPCSEKIHLAVTEMASLFPKRPALEPVRSSLRLLNASAYRLQSECRKTVPPEPGAPVDFQLLTQQVIQCAYDIAKAAKQLVTITTREKKQ; encoded by the exons ACCCTGGCTGGGCATCCATCAGCAGGGGCGTGCTGGTGTGTGACGAGTGCTGCAGTGTGCACCGGAGCCTGGGACGCCACATCTCCATCGTCAAGCACCTTCGCCATAGCGCCTGGCCTCCCACTCTGCTGCAG ATGGTACACACGCTCGCCAGCAACGGGGCCAACTCCATCTGGGAGCACTCCCTGCTGGACCCCGCACAAGTACAGAGCGGCCGGCGCAAAGCCAACCCCCAAGACAAAGTCCA CCCCATCAAGTCAGAGTTCATCAGGGCCAAGTACCAGATGCTGGCGTTTGTGCACAAGCTTCCCTGCCGGGATGATGATGGGGTCACCGCCAAAGACCTCAGCAAG CAACTGCACTCAAGTGTGCGGACAGGCAACTTGGAGACATGTCTACGCCTGCTGTCTCTGGGTGCTCAGGCCAACTTCTTCCACCCAGAGAAGGGCACCACACCTCTGCATGTGGCTGCCAAGGCAGGGCAGACACTGCAGGCCGAGTTGCTGGTGGTGTATGGGGCTGATCCTGGTTCCCCTGATGTCAATGGCCGCACACCCATCGACTATGCCAG GCAGGCGGGACACCATGAGCTGGCGGAAAGGCTAGTCGAATGCCAGTATGAGCTCACTGACAGGTTGGCCTTCTACCTCTGTGGACGCAAGCCGG atCACAAGAATGGGCATTACATCATCCCACAGATGGCTGACAG ATCTCGGCAAAAGTGCATGTCTCAGAG CCTGGATCTGTCAGAATTGGCCAAAGCTGCCAAAAAGAAACTGCAAGCG CTCAGTAACCGGCTTTTTGAGGAACTCGCCATGGACGTGTATGATGAAGTGGATAGAAGAGAGAATGATGCTG TGTGGCTGGCTACCCAAAACCACAGCACCCTGGTGACAGAGCGCAGTGCTGTGCCCTTCCTGCCAGTTAACCCTGAATACTCAGCCACACGGAATCAG GGGCGACAGAAGTTGGCCCGCTTCAATGCCCGAGAGTTTGCCACCTTGATCATCGACATTCTCAGTGAGGCCAAGCGGAGGCAGCAGGGCAAGAGCCTGAGTAGCCCCACAG ACAACCTGGAGCTGACTGCACGGAATCAGAGTGACCTCGACGACCAGCATGACTATGATAGTGTGGCTTCTGATGAGGACACAGACCAGGAGCCCCTGCGCAGCGCTGGTGCCACTCGGAATAACCGTGCCCGG AGCATGGACTCCTCAGACCTGTCTGATGGGGCAGTGACACTACAGGAGTACCTAGAGCTGAAGAAGGCCCTAGCTACCTCTGAGGCAAAAGTGCAACAGCTCATGAAGGTCAACAGCAGCTTGAGCGATGAGCTCAGGAGGCTGCAAAGGGAG ATCCACAAGCTACAGACAGAGAACCTACAGCTCCGGCAGCCACCTGGGCCTATGCCCACACCCCCACTCCCCAGTGATCGTGCAGAACACACACCCATGGGGCCTGGTGGGAGCACCCACCGCAGGGACCGCCAGGCCTTCTCCATGTATGAGCCAGGCTCCGCCCTAAAGCCCTTTGGAGGCACAGCTGGGGACGAGCTCAGCACACGGCTACAGCCTTTCCACAGCACT GAGCTGGAGGATGATGCCATCTATTCAGTGCACGTCCCTGCTGGCCTTTACAGG AGCAAGCTTTCCCGCCATGGCAGCGGTGCAGACAGTGACTATGAGAACACGCAGAGTGGAGACACTATGCTTGG GCTGGAAGGGAAGCGGTTCCTAGAGCTGGGCAAGGAGGACGATCTTCACCCCGAGCTGGACAGCCTGGATGGAGACCTTGACCCTGGGCTTCCCAGCACTGAGGATGTCATCCTAAAGACAGAGCAGGTCACCAAGAACATTCAGGAGCTATTGCGAGCTGCCCAGGAGTTCAAGCATGATAG TTTTGTGCCCTGCTCAGAAAAGATCCATTTGGCTGTGACCGAAATGGCCTCTCTCTTCCCAAAG AGGCCAGCCCTGGAGCCCGTGCGCAGCTCCCTGCGGCTGCTCAATGCCAGCGCCTACCGGCTGCAGAGTGAGTGCCGGAAGACAGTTCCCCCAGAGCCCGGCGCCCCTGTGGACTTCCAATTGCTAACTCAGCAGGTCATCCAGTGCGCCTATGACATCGCCAAGGCCGCCAAGCAGCTGGTCACCATTACCACCCGAGAGAAGAAGCAATGA